From one Synechocystis sp. PCC 6803 substr. PCC-P genomic stretch:
- a CDS encoding SLC13 family permease, which produces MAFLQTWLADYQIPLTLAVIVFALVMFVLEWLPIDTTAILVAVILMVLGLVTPTEGIAGFSNSATVTIMAMFILSYGITRTGIIQIIRDSLIKFGGDSLRRQLLLMGFIVGPSSAFLNNTAIVAIFLPIIEEWARQRQISVSKLLIPLSYATILGGMITLLGTSTNILASGLAEKLTGQGFSIFQFTPLGLLTFSVGLIYIVLAAPILLPARRNISDGNVAAEYQIKDYVSEIIIPPRSSLIGQTLRQSEIQRKFDIDVLEIIHNDTHFPQPLADRVLTMGDILLVRAGREDLLRIKDERGIEILADVQFVSAETNNAGPLESSEEKVAEVLILSNSRLIGSTLKDLRFRQRYNATVIAIRRGEELIRQRLGKVRLKFGDLLLLQGPRESFLGLQTTRELLVLEEKPLDNLRLDKAKTAIAIVALVIVIAGLDILPISVTSWAGVMAMVISGCLKPGEIYGAIRWDVIFLLAGLIPLGTAMENSGTTAWFASFLADAGGHLSGYALLLLFYLATALLTEILSNNATVVLMLPIAFQVAQSLGLNPLAFMFVVTFAASNSFMSPIGYQTNTMVYGPGGYRFTDFARIGAPLTVILTLATPLLVMLIYGVQPTN; this is translated from the coding sequence TAGCAATTCCGCCACCGTCACCATCATGGCCATGTTTATTTTAAGCTACGGCATTACCCGCACCGGCATTATCCAAATTATTCGCGATAGCCTGATCAAATTTGGCGGCGATAGTTTACGCAGACAACTTTTACTGATGGGGTTTATCGTCGGCCCCAGCTCTGCCTTTCTCAACAACACGGCGATCGTGGCGATCTTTTTGCCCATCATTGAAGAGTGGGCCAGGCAAAGACAAATCTCCGTTTCCAAACTATTAATTCCCCTCTCCTACGCCACCATTCTGGGGGGAATGATTACCCTCCTGGGTACTTCCACCAATATTCTTGCCAGCGGTTTGGCAGAAAAATTGACTGGCCAGGGGTTTAGCATTTTCCAATTCACTCCCCTGGGCTTACTCACTTTCAGTGTTGGTTTGATCTACATTGTCCTAGCGGCCCCGATACTCTTACCGGCTAGACGTAATATTTCCGATGGCAATGTGGCGGCGGAGTATCAAATTAAAGACTATGTCAGCGAAATTATTATTCCTCCCCGTTCTAGCCTGATTGGTCAAACCCTGCGGCAGAGCGAAATTCAGCGTAAATTTGACATTGATGTGTTGGAAATTATCCATAACGATACCCATTTTCCCCAACCGTTGGCGGATCGGGTGTTGACCATGGGGGATATTTTGCTGGTGCGGGCGGGGCGGGAAGATTTACTCAGAATTAAGGACGAACGAGGTATTGAAATCCTGGCCGATGTGCAATTTGTTAGCGCCGAAACCAATAATGCAGGGCCTCTGGAATCTTCCGAAGAAAAGGTGGCGGAGGTGTTAATTCTCTCTAACTCCCGTTTAATTGGTTCCACCCTGAAGGATTTACGCTTTCGTCAACGCTATAACGCCACAGTGATTGCCATTCGCCGGGGGGAGGAATTAATTCGCCAGCGCTTGGGAAAGGTGCGCCTCAAGTTTGGCGATTTACTACTACTCCAGGGACCTAGGGAAAGTTTCCTTGGTTTGCAGACTACTAGGGAATTGTTGGTATTGGAAGAAAAACCCTTGGATAATCTCCGTCTTGATAAGGCCAAAACGGCGATCGCCATTGTGGCTTTGGTCATTGTCATCGCAGGATTGGATATTTTGCCCATTAGCGTCACCAGTTGGGCCGGGGTAATGGCCATGGTGATTAGTGGTTGCCTGAAGCCGGGGGAAATTTATGGTGCTATCCGTTGGGATGTGATTTTTCTGTTGGCAGGGTTAATTCCCCTAGGCACTGCCATGGAAAATTCCGGCACCACCGCCTGGTTTGCTAGCTTTTTGGCCGATGCAGGAGGCCACCTTTCTGGCTACGCTCTATTGCTCTTGTTTTATCTTGCCACAGCTCTGCTAACGGAAATTTTGTCCAACAATGCCACCGTGGTGTTGATGTTACCCATTGCCTTCCAAGTGGCCCAAAGCTTGGGTTTAAATCCGTTAGCGTTTATGTTTGTGGTTACCTTTGCCGCTTCCAATAGCTTTATGTCCCCCATTGGCTACCAAACCAACACCATGGTCTATGGCCCTGGGGGTTACCGTTTTACAGATTTTGCCCGCATTGGCGCTCCTTTGACTGTTATCCTCACCCTAGCCACACCCCTATTGGTAATGCTGATTTACGGTGTCCAGCCAACAAATTAA